The following coding sequences are from one Oncorhynchus clarkii lewisi isolate Uvic-CL-2024 chromosome 20, UVic_Ocla_1.0, whole genome shotgun sequence window:
- the LOC139377156 gene encoding LOW QUALITY PROTEIN: inactive all-trans-retinol 13,14-reductase (The sequence of the model RefSeq protein was modified relative to this genomic sequence to represent the inferred CDS: inserted 6 bases in 4 codons; deleted 1 base in 1 codon; substituted 1 base at 1 genomic stop codon) has product MGKSKELSQEIQKSGSSLGAISKRLKVSTSSASSLLRIVFDQITEGQLEFVELDQHFDTIQIGEGEDKREYTIFSGKTEMEAHLKNLFPDDVTAIETFYKIMKVSAKKTHYLASLKLIPQWLALFLLKSGITNLCSSIYTLSGTXDLHVIFSYLFYGVSPPPSPKDSSVMINALLLQHYKXYYPKGGASEISYHIIPVIQKSGGNVLVRAPVTQILVNNDGAAYGVKVRKGQEEVEVHAPVIISNCGLFTTFQKXLPPETQTKPDIQERLDMTKHGRGSLLVFSGFDGTQEKLGIVSTNFWLFKKNDMDGSMEGLFAMSKEDTPDKCVYFFVPKYAADVSDVCHVTFTGKSCMTMLTMVKYECFEEWTDTSVRKRGDDXNYKMKFANNLXDWACTLFPKLREKLVFQDVATPPPLTNMHSLGAQRGAMYSAEHNLGRFHAEAVARNRCSTPVKNLFISGQGVFSCGIAGALHGGLLCASTVLDHIVYINLLFLKKKQKDGLAG; this is encoded by the exons atgggaaaatcaaaagaactcAGCCAAGAAatccagaagtctggttcatccttgggagcaatttccaaacgcctgaag GTCTCCACTTCATCGGCCAGCAGTCTGCTGCGTATTGTCTTCGACCAGATCACAGAGGGCCAGTTGGAGTTTGTGGAGCTGGACCAGCACTTTGACACCATCCAGATCGGCGAGGGAGAGGACAAACGCGAGTACACCATCTTCTCTGGCAAAACAGAGATGGAGGCTCACCTGAAAAATCTGTTTCCAGACGACGTCACTGCCATTGAAACTTTTTACAAAATCATGAAG GTGTCAGCCAAGAAGACTCACTATCTGGCCTCTCTGAAGCTGATCCCCCAGTGGCTGGCTCTGTTCTTGCTGAAGTCTGGCATCACAAACCTCTGCTCCTCCATCTATACCCTCTCTGGTA GGGACCTTCACGTCATCTTCAGTTACCTCTTCTACG GtgtctcaccccccccctcccccaaggaTTCCAGTGTTATGATCAATGCTCTTCTGTTGCAACACTACA AGTACTACCCTAAAGGAGGAGCCAGTGAGATCTCCTACCACATCATCCCTGTCATCCAGAAGTCTGGAGGCAACGTCCTGGTCAGGGCACCCGTCACTCAGATCCTGGTCAACAATGACGGGGCAGCATATG GTGTAAAGGTGAGAAAGGgacaggaggaggtggaggtacaTGCTCCTGTGATCATCTCCAACTGTGGTCTGTTCACCACCTTCCAGAAATGACTGCCCCCTGAGACCCAGACCAAACCAG ACATCCAGGAACGTTTGGACATGACGAAACATGGCAGAGGATCATTATTGGTCTTCTCTGGCTTTGATGGAACCCAAGAGAAGCTGGGTATTGTCTCCACCAACTTCTGGCTCTTCAAAAAGAATGATATGGATGGCTC AATGGAAGGGTTATTTGCCATGAGTAAAGAGGATACACCTGATAAGTGTGTTTACTTCTTTGTGCCA AAATACGCTGCAGACGTGTCGGATGTATGCCATGTTACATTTACAGGGAAATCCTGCATGACGATGTTGACCATGGTGAAATATGAGTGCTTTGAGGAATGGACAGATACCTCAGTAAGGAAAAGGGGAGATGA TAACTACAAAATGAAATTTGCAAACAATCT TGACTGggcatgcaccctattccccaagCTGAGGGAAAAG TTGGTGTTCCAGGACgttgcgacccccccccccctgactaaCATGCACTCCCTGGGAGCCCAGCGCGGCGCCATGTACTCTGCTGAGCACAACCTTGGCCGCTTCCATGCTGAGGCTGTGGCCAGGAACCGCTGCTCCACCCCTGTCAAAAACCTCTTTATCTCAG GGCAGGGTGTGTTCAGCTGTGGGATAGCTGGAGCGTTGCATGGGGGTCTCCTGTGTGCCTCCACGGTCCTGGACCACATTGTCTACATCAACCTCCTCTTCCTCAAGAAGAAGCAGAAAGATGGCCTGGCTGGTTAA
- the LOC139375668 gene encoding guanine nucleotide-binding protein G(I)/G(S)/G(O) subunit gamma-T2b, with protein MARDMSDKEILQMELAQLKIEVSTTRTAVSVNCKETMEWVEAQTEGDPLIKGVSDDKNPYKGDKGGCIIT; from the exons ATGGCTCGTGATATGTCTGATAAGGAAATCCTGCAAATGGAGCTGGCTCAGCTAAAGATTGAAGTTAGCACAACACGCACAGCT GTGTCAGTAAATTGCAAGGAGACAATGGAATGGGTGGAGGCCCAAACAGAGGGCGACCCACTCATAAAGGGCGTGTCAGATGACAAGAACCCCTACAAGGGAGACAAGGGAGGCTGCATTATAACCTAG